The Salmo trutta chromosome 22, fSalTru1.1, whole genome shotgun sequence genome contains the following window.
GGTCTCCCAACCACAGCCTTAAGATCATATGTACGAGTAGTCAATTGAATGGGCTGAAATGTTTTTAGAGCGAAGAGGACAATGGTAGATGTTAACCTACTTCAGGACAACCATAAGGGACTCTGTTGTTAGACAGGAGTGCCACTTGAGGTTAAAACAGCACTAATTGTTTTGCAATAATTCACGTAACAGACCAATAATCCAGTTTCAGCATCACATTTACACTCCATATCCTAAATAAGTCTACACTTTGTTTGGATCAAAATACCTTTTTCCTGCTTTGGCCCTAATTACCTGTTTTTATTACAATCACACCAAAGAGCGTATAATTTGGGTCATGGGGGCTATAAACATGGAGGAAGTTGATTGTGCTGTGCAACCTAATTGTCACCGAGCTGCTGACTCATCAGCTCTTTAACTTCATCTGAGCTGTACCGAAACCCCTACCCAGCAAACACTTTGATTTCTGCGCAGCCGAGACCGACTCCATATACAGTCATGTTAATGACTGGAGGATATGGGAAAGGGAAGTAGGTTGCCTTTGTTGGTGAGGCCCAGGCTGTTTCGTCACGTAGCATAGTATTATGGATTAGAGCAGAGACTAAAACAATACCGGATTGTTCCTTCCATTATTCTATTAATTATTCCCTCACTCCAGGCCAATAATAGCCTACCTACAGCTAATCCATTCCAACACCCCAGCATCCAtttaatgggattgagatcacATCTTTGCTTGGTGCACGTCCTATTTGGGAGTGAAGTTGTTTTTTAATGAACAATTTAGATTGTTGTTTAGTTTGTTATATAGTACTACCCTGCACATAATGgatgttattttattttctagGACTATCTGTGTATTTTTGTATGGCTGAGCCTGTCTAGGAGACTGTTTTGCGCTGTGGCCTCATTTAGTATTCTCAGTGACAGCGTATACCTGTGAGGAGCTGCAGCAGAGAGTTGTAATGAGTGCTGTGTTCTCCAGgatctgctgtctctctctctctctctctctcttcaatgtCACAGAAACCTCCCTGGTTTGTACTGTAGCAATTCTGCCAaagaaaggaaagggagagatAAGCAATCTCGGCAATCGCGAGAAGGACCTTTTCCAAAGGAACATTAGGGTAATCGGTATGCACTTGATGATTGTTTTCaaatttaaattgttttttttttgttattccctCCGTTTTATTTCAAGACGTGGTCTCAATTTGACTTCATCCTCCTACATCTGGGGGATTTGTATTAACTGAACGCTCACAGGACTAGAAAATTGAAGTCCCAGTATACTTGAGATGGCTTAGTTCTTAAATGTCAAAGATGCTGTTCTTTCCAATCACAACAGTTCTCAGGTTTAAGTCTCAGAGCTTGTGCTCATGACACACTTACTAGTGTTGGACCCAATGTTGGAGGATTAAATACGGACCAATTTATCTGCTTCATACATTTGACATTAGCTCACAaaagatacattattttaagTAATGTTGTATTTCTACCAATGGATAGTGAAATATTTTCTGTATTTGTTATACGCTGTTGTACATATGTTTGTTTTAGTGTGCCTTCTCGATACTAGACATGACGAATATACATGATTACTCCTATTTTTAAATAAATTGTTTGTCTTTTCTTGATAAAGCACCACTTATTTTCCATCGTAATGCTGTTTCAGAAGCTAGATCAGAACATAATCTGTGTGCGTCTGACCTGAATTGGGTCAGGCAAATCCCTTCCGCCCGGTCAGGACATTGTTAGCCATGTTCCCAAACTAAACACAAACCTTCCTATCTGACAAAAATGTTGTTTTGGGTCCTTTTTTCCCTCTTAATTAATTTCCAAACGGACGTAGCCAGGTCAAAGGTAAAGCTGGAGGCCAATGGAGCGGAAATGAAGCTTTCCCCTTAGCAGTGATACGGCTACAGTAATTCTACCCTGGTCAGGATTCAGGAAATATATTTTCTATCAGCTTGTGAATGGGAAGAGCTTTTATCATTTAGCTCCAATGCCAGCTGTGTGAATTAATTCGTAGCTATTGGTTTTGATCATTTACAAAAGACCGTGTCAGGCTAGATTAGCCACTCAAGgcattttttacatgtatttagtTCCTACTTGTAAAGGAATGATTGTATAGACTTGAAAGGGTACTGGTAATTGTCCAATCATTTATTCTGTTTTTCTCCCCAGTTTGACTTGCTTCAATAGTCAGGCTGAAAATTGAACTTTGGACCTGCCAGTCCTTGACTTGATTATCAAAGTGGATATTAATGTGAACTTTAATACATTTTGGTATGAAGCTTCCTTCCATTAAGGCATGATTATAATTTGTACATAATGAACCAACTACAAAGGAGAAGTCGTGCATCTTAAGAAGGGAGGCAGCTGAACCGTGCAGGCCTCATTAGTCAGTCCACTCACATTCACTTAGGTCATGTGTTTAACTATACTGTATGGAATGAGTATCCACCCCAACCCTGTACCAGACACATCACAGCTTGGCATCCTAATCAACTGCATCCATAGAGATGATTTTTAAAGGGATAGATCACTCCAAAATAATTTTGGCGGATATTTTCAGACCTCTAAAATGGTTGAATGGCATGAGTCCCACGCCATCCACTGTGTAGCTCCAATCATTTTAATGTCCTGAAAGGGTAATGCACCTGCAGTATTGTCTTATATACAAGCAAATCTCAGAAATCCACAGAGCACTTTTACTTGATGTATGAAGTACACAGCACTACATTCCAGTTCATATGCTGAATTGTTATTGAGTTTCATACATGCTTGAGGTTCTtttctatgtacagttgaagttggaaatttacatacaccttagccaaatacttttaaattgagcttttcacaattcctgacatttaatccaagtaaaaattccctgtcttaggtcagtaaagatcacccctttattttaagaatgtgagatgtcagaataatagaagagagaatgattttatttcagcttttatttctttcatcacattcccagtgggtcaaaagtttgcatacactcaatttgtatttggtagcattgcctttaaattgtttaacttgggtcaagtgtttcgggtagccttccacaagcttcccacaataagttgggtgaattttggcccattcctcctgacagagctggtgtaactgtgttaggtttgtaggcctccttgcttgcacacgctttttcagttctgcccacaaattttctataggattgaggtcaaggctttgtgatggccaccgtagtctggcttttttatgccggttttggagcagtggcttcttccttgctcagcggcctttcaggttttgtcgatataggactcgttttactgtgaatatagatacttttgtacctgtttcctccagcatcttcagaaggtcctttgctgttgttctgggattgatttgcacttttcgcaccaaagtacgttcatctctaggagacagaacgcgtctccttcctgagtggtgtgacggctgcgtggtcccatggtgtttatacttgcgtactattgtttgtacagatgaacgtggtaccttcaggcgtttggaaattgttcccaaggatgaaccagacttgtggaggtctacaatttttttctaagGTGTTGGCttacttcttttgattttcccatgatgtcaagcaaagaggcactgagtttgaaggttggccttgaaatacatccacaggtacacctccaattgactcaaatgatgtcaattagcctatcagaagcttctaaagctatgatactttctggaattttccaagttgttttaAAGGCgccgtcaacttagtgtatataaacttctgacccactggaattgttatacagtgaaataatctgtctgtaaacaattgttggaaaaattacttgtgtcatgcacaaagtagatgtcctaaccgacttgccaaaacaatagtttgttaacaagaaatttgtggagtggttgaaaaactagttttaatgacgccaacctaagtgtatgtaaacttccgacttcaactgtagatccaGGGTTAGAAAATGGCTATGTTTGCTTTTATTTTGTGAACTCTTTGCCTCATCCTTTATGCTTAAAGTCTCTCCCCTCTGACAAGTTGAGTTATGACAGTTACTTGGTACTTGGAAGTCAGTCTTTCAAACCCTCCGTCTTCTTTTTCTCCTGCTCTAGTGCATCCTCTGAGTGCACCTGACTGACGGGTTGTTTCAAAGATGTAAGCCGGGAGACATCCAAAGAAAAACAATGTTAAAAATAAACAGGAACCGACAAACATGTTCTTTTACACAGCGGTAAGACCTCCTGCTGGACTCGGGAATGACAGTGCTTGTATAAGAACTGAGGGAATTCAGTCACTAAGGCATACTCAGAAAAATACAGCATTTTTTTCTAAATGTAATGAGTCATTTTCTGAGACAGCAACAACTAAAGTTGCTATACTGTGTTGCACTTGAATCATCTCTGCTGTCCAAGTGCCTATATAAAGTTACCAACATGCCCTTGGGGGCTTCAGACTGACTGAAACCCTTTTTTCACCACTTTGACGAAACATGTGGGGTCTGTCTAGAGGAATGTCTCAACCACACTCTTACATAACCCTGCTTCTCTCTGATTTCTCTGTGCCTTGTATACAGAGACAGAAGCTCCACcaggatatacagtgccttcggaaaagtattcagacctctccacattttgttaagttacagccttattctaaaattgtttaaattgtcaatctacacccaataccctataatgacaaagcaaaactggtcattttttttgctcatttattaaaaataaactgaaatatcacatttacagtattcagacccattactctgtactttgttgaagcacctttggcagtgattacagccttgagtcttaggtatgacactacaagcttggcacaactgtatttggtgagtttctcccattctctgcatatcctctcaagctctgtcaggttggatggggagcatcgctgcacagaaATGTTCacgtctctccaaagatgttcaatcggggtcaagtccaggctctggctgggcctctcaatgacattcagagacttgtcccgaagccactcctgcgttgtcttggctgtgtgtgcttagggtcgttgtcctgttgaaaggtgaaccttcaccccagtctgaagtcctgagtgctctggagcaggctttcatcaaggatctttctgtactctgcgccgttcatctttccttcgatccggactagtctcccagtccccgccactgaaaaacatccccacagcatggtgctgccactGCCATGCttcatggtgccaggtttccttcagatgtgaggcttggcattcaggccaaagagttcaatcttggttttatcaaaccagataatcttgtttctcatggtctgagagtcatttaggagccttttggcaaactccaagcaagctggcatgtgtcttttactgaggagtggcttctgtccggccactaccataaaggcccgatTTAGTggattgctgctgtgatggttgtccttctggaaggttctcccatctacacagaggaactctggagctctgtcagagtgatcataaggttcttggtcacctccctgacctaggCCCTTCCCTGATTTGCTCattttggctgggcggccagctctaggaagagtcttggtggttccaaacgtcttccatttaagaatgatggaggccttttgtgttcttggggaacttcaatgaggcagacattttttggtactcttccccagatctgtgcctcgacacaatcctgtctcacagctctacggacaatccttccaaatcatgtccaatcaattgaatttaccacaggtggactccaatcaagttctagaaacaaGGATGATCCatggtaacaggatgcacctgagctcaattgagtctcatagcaaacggtctgaataaggtatctgttttttatttttaatacatttgcaaaaatgtctaaacctgttttagcATTGTCAtttaggggtattgtgtgtagattaggatttatttatttcatccattttagaataaggctttaacaaataaatgtggaaaaagaaaaGGTGTCtgcatactttccgaatgcactgtaggtagtCTACTATGGCGCTGTTACTGTGTAGTCCTGTAAAGTTGTGGTGGCTCTGTTACTGTGTAGTCCTGTGAAGTTGTGGTGGCTCTGTTACTGTGTAGTCCTGTGAAGTTGTGGTGGCTCTGTTACTGTGTAGTCCTGTGAAGTTGTGGTGGCTCTGTTACTGTGTAGTCCTGTAAAGTTGTGGTGGCTCTGTTACTGTGTAGTCCTGTAAAGTTGTGGTGGCTCTGTTACTGTGTAGTCCTGTGAAGTTGTGGTGGCTCTGTTACTGTGTAGTCCTGTGAAGTTGTGGTGGCTCTGTTACTGTGTAGTCCTGTAAAGTTGTGGTGGCTCTGTTACTGTGTAGTCCTGTGAAGTTGTGGTGGCTCTGTTACTGTGTAGTCCTGTAAAGTTGTGGTGGCGCTGTTACTGTGTAGTCCTGTAAAGTTGTGGTGGCTCTGTTACTGTGTAGTCCTGTGAAGTTGTGGTGGCTCTGTTACTGTGTAGTCCTGTGAAGTTGTGGTGGCTCTGTTACTGTGTAGTCCTGTGAAGTTGTGGTGGCTCTGTTACTGTGTAGTCCTGTGAAGTTGTGGTGGCTCTGTTACTGTGTAGTCCTGTGAAGTTGTGGTGGCTCTGTTACTGTGTAGTCCTGTGACGTTGTGGTGGCTCTGTTACTGTGTAGTCCTGTGAAGTTGTGGTGGCTCTGTTACTGTGTAGTCCTGTGAAGTTGTGGTGGCTCTGTTACTGTGTAGTCCTGTAAAGTTGTGGTGGCTCTGTTACTGTGTAGTCCTGTGAAGTTGTGGTGGCTCTGTTACTGTGTAGTCCTGTGAAGTTGTGGTGGCTCTGTTACTGTGTAGTCCTGTGAAGTTGTGGTGGCTCTGTTACTGTGTAGTCCTGTGAAGTTGTGGTGGCTCTGTTACTGTGTAGTCCTGTGAAGTTGTGGTGGCTCTGTTACTGTGCAGTCCTGTGAAGTTGTGGTGGCTCTGTTACTGTGTAGTCCTGTGAAGTTGTGGTGGCTCTATAAGAACACACAGTACCATAATGCTGTGGATGGAGTGAAGGTCTCGAACTGGGCTCCACCGTACGTCAACTGCTGTGAGACGAGCAACCGTGACACGTACTTATTATTCCACATTGACTTTACAATGTGCTACCATTGTGCATTTAGCAGCCGGGATGTTATTTATGGTCCGCACACAGTGGGAGGGTGATTGGTTGAAATCAGAGGTAGCTACATGATGACTAAAGCCCGGCACATGAGAGCActacaatccaggtgtgtgttttttttggtaTCTGTTTACGTTCACATGAGTGACCTTGTGAACAATGGGGAATGGAGTGGTTGTGCACCAGAGTTGTTCACTGAAACAAAGGAAACAGTCATTTGGAAGCAGTTGGGGAATGGGAGCTATGTTTAAGCAGAGTTTGAGGGATTAATACAGCCTCTATTACTCCCAGAGTTAGTTGACCACTGCTGTGTGGATAACAACTAAGGACAGGCGCTCATGTTTTGAGAAGGAATCTTCTTACCCTGGAATGACCCCCCCCATCACTGAGTACATGTATTTATCAGACTATGTCATTGTCTTTCTGCAGTATTTCTCCATTCATTTTCCTTTTGCCATTAAAGGGGTTCCGCGTGAGTAGTTTGTTGTGCTGAGGAAGCTCGTGGCCACTGTCAGGGTTCTCCGTGGCTGTCATTGTCTCATTTAGGGTGCATCCAAGGAGGGAGTTGCACAGTGAGTGAACAGACACCTGGGAGGCATCTCTGGGCTTGTCAGACACATGCCAACTAAACCAGACAGTTGGCAAGCCAAGATGAGCTGCAAATAGCAGCTGCCACTGCATAATTGGAACAAATAGAAGTCAGAGAAGCAGAAAATAAGATGAAACAACAAGAGGTGCCTCGGCTCCATTGGTGGCAGTCCTTTAGCTGACAGGCTGGGGGAGGTGTGTTACAGCTTGTACCTGGTCAGGGTTTTTTATGCTTGTGTAACTAACTGCTGTATGCTATGGGTGCAGTGTTGCTATGGACTGCTGAGCCAGAACCGGAGTAATCAGATGAGAGCTGGAGTGGGGAGGCTCACATGGAGACACAGCGTCTACCAGGGATTAAAAAACAGGAATCTTGATTGAAGTTCCACTAGTCTCCCTCCGCAAGCGGGATATAAAGGggcgagagacagagggagagagagagagtgacagagggagaaagagagaggtacagagggagagggaggtacagCAGTGAGAAAGAGTGGGAGGAAGAAAGAGCGAGAAGGGGAGCCAGCGCAGTGCGGGCGGGAGGGGGAATGAgtgagagccagggagagagggggagagacaggaagcGTGCCACAGCAACTGAGCCAGAGATGCAGGGAGGGAAAGCGAGTGAGAGGCAGACACAGGCTTGGACAGGAAAAGAGAGCAAGTGGGTGGGGGTCTAAGAAGAAATAATCggaatacatttttgggggggagaaagagggaaagagcaggagagagaagtCAATGAGAAAAACATTCCATGTGAATGGCAAGGGCGGGAAGCTGGAGGAAAAGCTCATTCTTTAAGGAGTCTTCCTCTGTGACGGCTTGCTGGACTGCTTCTATCATGTTCTCAGACACCAGAGTTCCTGGGGAGCACAGAGGCTTTCAACACAGCAACCCTCATCTCAACCTCTGGCTTCACAATGGACTCAGGGCCCACCACAGTGAAATGGGTCTCAATGGGCAGTGCAGGCGGGCTGACGCCAACCTTACCTATCCCAACAGAGTCAAGAAGGTAGGCTTTACATCACAAGAGGTGTTGGACAACATACATGGGAAGGAAAGGACGGGTCCCCATTTGAATGAACTGGGTCTAGAGGCTAGGAGTCTGCGCTTCGGCTTGTGGGAGCATCGTGTGCAGCCAGATTTGAGCAGCCAAGAGGGCAGTCCTTCCAGGTGGAGCCATGGCCAGTCTCCAGCACCAGGCCTGAGACACAGGGCGTCTGTCAGGGACCACTACACAGAACGCTCCTTTGTTGGGAACGCCCGCCAGACTTTACTACACCCTTCAGTCAGGAAGTACGTGAAGGCCCCCGTCCTCGCTCAGCCAACACAGTTCAAAGGTCAAGATGGCTGTAAAGTGCCTGTTTGTTTGGAGGACCAGCTTTGGGGCTATTCCAGACAGACTTGTCAGAGAGACCTTCATACATCCAGCTGGGTGGATTCAGCTACAGCCACACAGGGCTTACCAAGACACCAGAGTTTCAGTTCCACCTTGAGATCCAACAAAAAGAATGTCCAAAACAGTCAGAGAGACTTGACTAGACCAGTAAGCGGACCAGAGACCAAACTACACCAGCAAGACTTGACTAGACCTGTGGAGGGTTACAATGGACCCAGCTCTCTGCATGTCATCTTCTCCACAGAGATTCCtcagagagatatgggaggtcCCACTCTCAGACCCCAGCAGAGTCCCAGTAAGCCATGTCCCGCCCCTGAGGACATCCAAACCAGGCCCCCCAGAGGTGACCAGGGCTCCAGGAGTGGGTCAGGCCTGACTGGGTCAAAGAAGCACCAGAAGGTTGTCCGGGATCAGATCCGGAGAGTGGTGGAGAACTTGGAGGAGGTTCTAGGAGGCCTGAAGGACATCCATCAGGAGATGAAGGAGGTAAAGACATTTATGTTTGCCTATAAGTTACAGCTATGGTCTGTCTTTGATGGAAGGATTTTAAATTGTTTCTGAGGGAGAGCGAGATCCTGGTATTGTCATATAGCCTACAAATATTACAGCTAGGATCTTTTGATGTTCCTTTGATATTCGTATAAACAGATTATCACGCTATTTCAGGTCCTGAAGGGACTGCGAAGAGCAGTTGTACCGTGGGCTATTTTTGCACGTCCCAGAAAGAGCATAATCCCAGTCCCTACTTTACTTTTACAATCATTAAAAAGAGGCGTCTACATTGATATACACTGTAATACTGGCATTCAGAATCACTGCTTGCAAAGTGTCTATCCACCACAGTGTGACAGTCCTTCTATGAAACAGCACAGAGGTGAAGATTTCACTGAATTTTTAAAGGTAGGAAGTGGCGTTCGCTATGCTCCATTTACCTAATGTATGCAATGGTTGAAAGTGATGCTCAGCAGGGGTACCGTCTCCTCTCCAGTCCTTCCACCACCAGATGCTGACCGGGGACCAGCTGGAACCATGCTTTTAATCCATTTATTGAACCGCCTGAACCTTGCCCCTCATCCTGTAAAAGTGACACGTAAATCGGCTCCTCACAGTATCTGGCTGCATCTGAAAGCACAGCCCGAGAGTGAGAGTATTGCAAACGTTACAAAGTTGTATTAATGTGTAGAGAAACAT
Protein-coding sequences here:
- the LOC115158993 gene encoding uncharacterized protein LOC115158993, giving the protein MARAGSWRKSSFFKESSSVTACWTASIMFSDTRVPGEHRGFQHSNPHLNLWLHNGLRAHHSEMGLNGQCRRADANLTYPNRVKKVGFTSQEVLDNIHGKERTGPHLNELGLEARSLRFGLWEHRVQPDLSSQEGSPSRWSHGQSPAPGLRHRASVRDHYTERSFVGNARQTLLHPSVRKYVKAPVLAQPTQFKGQDGCKVPVCLEDQLWGYSRQTCQRDLHTSSWVDSATATQGLPRHQSFSSTLRSNKKNVQNSQRDLTRPVSGPETKLHQQDLTRPVEGYNGPSSLHVIFSTEIPQRDMGGPTLRPQQSPSKPCPAPEDIQTRPPRGDQGSRSGSGLTGSKKHQKVVRDQIRRVVENLEEVLGGLKDIHQEMKEVVQQIELLTSSIDLSEEEASPSLPSDSSSSGVAKGSSHQRLRGEEARQEEAAVSSPIRTNSLQPHNPASSLVCLPHQPAPSLHRSSPVRPPTPAHSPLSTNPPHPNTPAPSVKSQHYPHNPASSPQKSSLHYPLNPTLFHNLGLSPKKSSPPPHPSALGLSVTIANQAGPPIVEPLPVRPPRDPETQTRVEGLRPTSAKSLGLTQGQMAPHGPGRVPGTRGRKPPPYPHNGHFDRASKGKDPRKAPPYTVKRRLLSTTV